Proteins found in one Zonotrichia albicollis isolate bZonAlb1 unplaced genomic scaffold, bZonAlb1.hap1 Scaffold_136, whole genome shotgun sequence genomic segment:
- the LOC141727568 gene encoding uncharacterized protein LOC141727568 yields MAREKRGRKRPENRWGADGGAEPDPRAPLPFRRLLQSEPPRPKRGPRCPGRARLVGSLSPLARPVLSARPGGGTRRTGFAPRERAPLGPTSPAAGRSPATGRRAGWFGFGGAGQPRPSPPFRAPRAVTSSAKAESRSPGRGPRGVRKRRAAPSGRWEGKRGSRERERESEGAARRGRARRARPSPCARAGLTPRYTARRGRASKRGAPSRRRGGFPPPPPPPRRPPPPPPPLAPVCRRSVPAGERGRGPAPSLSPTAAGAAERRSAGRRVRAPPPGRRPEFSRGRLSPRCARQRKPPGCREGGVLGTAPPGGAPVPPLAASPVERRPAVRPWHPSAADVEMARERAAGAPSGLGGGGSSGPSRTGERGFAGPAEFPLSGRAVPPLARHRGEKHAAPPGVPGRRPSGPARARAGAGEARSAVGPRVPAPAGRSEPRRSSRAQRRATEGNPGPREGRRGGGGRRRGHAGRFPRPRARYLALRASAVSPSGFSPPRRRQTLLRRGPKGGRRSRAAV; encoded by the exons ATggcgagagagaagagagggcgaAAACGACCCGAGAACCGATGGGGCGCGgacgggggagcagagcccgatccGCGCGCTCCTTTGCCGTTCCGCCGCCTGCTGCAGAGCGAGCCGCCCCGGCCGAAAAGGGGGCCTCGGTGTCCGGGCCGCGCCCGCCTCGTCGGGTCGCTGTCTCCTCTAGCACGTCCGGTGCTTTCCGCGCGGCCCGGTGGGGGGACGCGTCGGACGGGGTTCGCTCCCCGCGAgcgggccccgctcggcccAACCTCGCCGGCGGCCGGTCGCTCGCCGGCGACCGGTCGGCGGGCGGGGTGGTTCGGCTTCGGTGGGGCGGGTcagccccggccgagccccccgTTCCGCGCGCCGCGCGCCGTGACTTCCAGCGCGAAGGCCGAGTCTCGAAGCCCGGGGCGCGGGCCCCGAGGTGTGCGTAAAAG GCGCGCGGCACCCTCCGGGCGGTGGGAAGGAAAACGGggctcgagagagagagagagagagagcgaggggGCCGCTCGGCGCGGCCGGGCGCGTCGCGCGCGCCCGTCACCGTGCGCGCGGGCGGGGCTGACCCCGCGCTACACCGCGCGTCGCGGCCGGGCCTCGAAGCGCGGCGCGCCGTCCCGCCGTCGCGgcggctttcctcctcctcctcctcctcctcgtcgtcctcctcctcctcccccgccccTTGCGCCGGTCTGCCGCCGGTCCGTCCccgccggggagcggggccgcggcccggccccgagcctctcgcccaccgccgccggcgccgccgaaCGCCGGTCGGCGGGCAGGCGCGTGCgggcgccgcccccggggcggcggcccgAGTTCTCCCGAGGCCGGCTCTCCCCTCGGTGCGCGCGCCAGAGAAAGCCGCCCGGGTGCCGGGAGGGAGGGGTGCTCGGCACGGCCCCTCCCGGAGGCGCGCCCGTCCCTCCCCTCGCTGCTTCGCCCGTCGAGCGACGGCCGGCCGTCCGGCCGTGGCACCCGTCGGCGGCCGATGTGGAAATGGcgagggagcgggcggcgggggcgccttcggggctcggaggaggcggctcctccggcccttcccgcaccggggagcggggctTTGCCGGGCCGGCAGAGTTCCCGCTCTCGGGCCGAGCGGTTCCCCCCCTGGCGcgccacagaggagagaaacacgCCGCGCCTCCGGGCGTTCCGGGCCGCCGGCCTTcggggccggcgcgcgcgcgcgccggcgcGGGCGAGGCGCGCTCGGCGGTCGGGCCGCGCGTCCCCGCGCCGGCGGGGCGGTCCGAGCCGCGGCGGTCCTCTCGGGCGCAGCGCCGGGCTACTGAGGGAAACCCCGGGCCCCGAGAAGGACGCCGCGGTGGTGGCGGCAGACGCCGG GGCCATGCAGGTCGTTTCCCTCGCCCCAGGGCCAGGTACCTAGCGCTCCGCGCCTCGGCGGTTTCTCCCTcaggtttttccccccctcGGCGTCGTCAAACGCTGTTGCGGCGGGGGCCGAAAGGGGGCCGGCGAAGCCGGGCGGCGGTTTAA